The Alysiella filiformis sequence TATATGTTCAGCCAATTTTTGGCTGTTCAATTTATTGGCATTTTGCCCCTTTACTTGATGATTTAAGCTGCCTGTTTGCGCTTTCAAGCGTATCCATAGGTAAAGCGTATTTCTGGATATTTGGTAAGCTTGGGCGACTTTACTGATATTTTTGCATTGTTCATAATAGCTTAATGCTTTATTTCGCAGTTCTGTTGAATGTGCCATTTTTTAATCCTAAAAATTAGGGTATTGTACTATTTTATTTTGAATTGACTATAAAATGGGAGAAAAATCATGCAAATCATTTATGTACACGGCTTACACAGCAATGCCAATTCGGTAAAAGGCAATCAGTTGCGCGATTATTGCGCCGCGCATTATCCCGAAATTGCCGTACACAGCCCCGATTTGAACCACAAACCCGAACAAGTTCTGCACATTTTGCGCGATTTCATCGCCCAAGATGAGAAAACGGTTTTGGTGGGCAGTTCGCTGGGCGGCTTTTTTTCCACTTTACTGCACAATGAATTGGGCGTGAAAGCTGTGCTGCTCAATCCGAGTACGCAGCCGCATGAAACTTTGTTGCGCTTTTTCCCCGAAAATTGGCGCAATTTGCCCGATGATTTTGTCGCCAACGATGAAAAAG is a genomic window containing:
- a CDS encoding YqiA/YcfP family alpha/beta fold hydrolase gives rise to the protein MQIIYVHGLHSNANSVKGNQLRDYCAAHYPEIAVHSPDLNHKPEQVLHILRDFIAQDEKTVLVGSSLGGFFSTLLHNELGVKAVLLNPSTQPHETLLRFFPENWRNLPDDFVANDEKATTWQMTMGDLRWFERHKPTTFRQPEKLFVLLETGDELLDYRLAAQYYGEQGTKMWISEGGDHRMTGFVEKLPQVFEFILA